Within the Enterobacter roggenkampii genome, the region TTTTCCGCTCAGCGCTGCGGCATAACGCTGCAGTTCGTTGACCGTCGGGTCATCGCCGTAGACGTCGTCCCCGACCGGGGCGGCCATCATCTCTTCGAGCATGGCGCGACTCGGGCGGGTAACGGTATCACTGCGTAAATCAATCATGGCATGTCCTTATATTTAAAAAGGCGATGCCAGATGTTTTACCTGAGCCAGTTGGTTTTTGCCAGTTCGATCACCTCGTCACCACGCCCGCTGATGATGGCGCGCAGCATGTACAGGCTAAAGCCTTTGGCCTGCTCCAGCTTGATCTGTGGCGGGATGGCCAGCTCCTCTTTGGCGACGACCACATCCACCAGTACCGGGCCGTCGATGGAGAAGGCGCGCTGCAGGGCTTCATCCACCTCAGAGGCTTTCTCCACGCGAATGCCGGTAATGCCGCAGGCCTCGGCGATGCGGGCAAAGTTGGTGTCGTGCAGCTCGGTGCCGTCCGTCAGATAGCCGCCTGCCTTCATCTCCATCGCCACGAAGCCCAGCACGCTGTTGTTGAAGACCACGATTTTCAGCGGAAGCTTCATCTGCACCACCGACAGGAAATCACCCATCAGCATGCTGAACCCGCCGTCGCCGCACATCGCCACCACCTGACGCTCCGGCGCCGTCGCTTTTGCGCCCAGCGCCTGCGGCATGGCGTTAGCCATCGAGCCGTGGTTGAACGAGCCGAGCAGTCGGCGTTTGCCGTTCATTTTCAGGTAGCGTGCCGCCCAGACGGTTGGCGTGCCGACGTCGCAGGTAAAAATGGCATCGTCGTCCGCGAAATGGCTGATCTGCTGCGCCAGATACTGCGGGTGAATGGCTTTGTCGCTCGGTTTGGCGAGGTCGTCCAGACCCTTGCGGGCATCGCGATAGTCGCTTAGCGCTTTATCGAGGAACTTGCGATCGGTTTTCTCTTCCAGCAGCGGCAGCAGGGCGGCAAGGGTGGATTTGATGTCGCCCACCAGCGCCATATCGACCTTGCTGTGCGCGCCGATGCTGGCCGGGTTGATATCAATCTGAATGATTTTGGCATCCGTCGGGTAAAACGCGCGGTACGGGAACTGGGTGCCGAGCAGGATCAGCGTGTCGGCGTTCATCATGGTGTGGAAGCCACTGGAAAAACCGATCAGCCCGGTCATGCCTACATCGTAGGGGTTATCGTATTCGACGTGCTCTTTGCCGCGCAGGGCGTGGACAATCGGGGCTTTCAGCTTTCCGGCAAATTCCAGCAGCTCCTTGTGCGCGCCCGCGCAGCCGCTGCCGCACATCAGGGCGATATTGCTGGCGTAACGCAGCAGCTGCGCCAGTTTTTTCAGCTCCTCCTCGGCTGGCGTTACCACCGGCTGCGGCGCGTGATACCAGTGGGTGCTGGCTCCTTCCGGCGCGGCCTTGAGCGCCACGTCGCCCGGGATGACGACCACGGACACGCCGCGATTCAGCACGGCCTTGCGCATGGCGATCGCCAGAACCTGCGGGATCTGCTCCGGGGATGAAACCAGTTCGCAATAGTGGCTGCATTCACGGAACAGCTCCTGCGGATGCGTCTCCTGAAAATAGCCGCTGCCGATTTCGGACGAGGGGATGTGGGCGGCAATCGCCAGCACCGGAACGTGATTGCGGTGGCAGTCGAAAAGGCCGTTGATCAGGTGCAGGTTACCCGGCCCGCAGGATCCGGCGCAGACGGCCAGCTCACCCGTAAGCTGTGCTTCAGCGCCTGCGGCAAACGCGGCAACCTCTTCATGGCGGGTCGGCATCCATTCAATGGTCTTCATCTTGTTGAGGCTGTCGCTGAGTCCGTTGAGGGAATCGCCAGTGACGCCCCAGATACGTTTTACGCCAGCCTGTTCGAGCGTTTTCGCTATATATGCAGCCACGGTTTGTTTCATGGTTGTCCGTCTCCTTTTTGTGATAACGCTTACAAGCTTAGAAGAAAGTCTCCGTATTGCCCGTCACATCCCCCAATTAAAAGGTGCTTTTCACGGGCAACGCTTCGGCATAATCTGATGATACCTCAGTGAAAACAGGAATCATTTCAAATGGTTAAATCATTGTTAATTGCTGTTAATGAAAAGCTATCGTGCGACGATCTTGGCAAACTCTTGTTACGACTTGCCGTCGGTGGGCTGATGCTCTTTCACGGTTTGCATAAGCTGTTTGGCGGGGTGGGCTTTATCAGCGGCATGCTGGTGGAGAAAGGGCTGCCGGGGTTTATTGCCTACGGCGTGTTGATTGGCGAAGTGGTGGCGCCGATCCTGATTATTGTCGGGCTCTTTACGCGCCCGGCCGCGCTGGTGCTGGCGTTAACGATGATCGTGGCGTGGCTGATGGTGGGATTGGATGAGACATTCGCGCTCGACAAGGTCGGGGCATGGGCGATTGAAAGCCTGGTGTACTTCTTTATCGGCTCGCTGGCGGTGGCGTTTTTAGGGGCAGGGCGGTTTGCGCTGGGGAAAACACCTGCGTGGCGGTAGGGGTTGGAATCTGTTCCGAGGGAAGGGGTCTACGGACCCTTTTTTATTGGTGAGTTTTAAGTTGTTGATTTCACAACGGTGAATTGTTGGTGGGGAAAAAAGGGTTTACGGAGAATTTTAGGGGGATTTCTTTATATCACAAGAAGATAGGTGTAGATTGTTCCAGTTCACTGCCGTACAGGCAGCTTAGAAATGTGCCCACTGACACCATCACTCACAGCGGTGGTTCACTGCCGTACAGGCAGCTTAGAAATTGACGGTCTGGCCCAGGGCATCCGTCAGGGTGTTCAC harbors:
- the poxB gene encoding ubiquinone-dependent pyruvate dehydrogenase, whose translation is MKQTVAAYIAKTLEQAGVKRIWGVTGDSLNGLSDSLNKMKTIEWMPTRHEEVAAFAAGAEAQLTGELAVCAGSCGPGNLHLINGLFDCHRNHVPVLAIAAHIPSSEIGSGYFQETHPQELFRECSHYCELVSSPEQIPQVLAIAMRKAVLNRGVSVVVIPGDVALKAAPEGASTHWYHAPQPVVTPAEEELKKLAQLLRYASNIALMCGSGCAGAHKELLEFAGKLKAPIVHALRGKEHVEYDNPYDVGMTGLIGFSSGFHTMMNADTLILLGTQFPYRAFYPTDAKIIQIDINPASIGAHSKVDMALVGDIKSTLAALLPLLEEKTDRKFLDKALSDYRDARKGLDDLAKPSDKAIHPQYLAQQISHFADDDAIFTCDVGTPTVWAARYLKMNGKRRLLGSFNHGSMANAMPQALGAKATAPERQVVAMCGDGGFSMLMGDFLSVVQMKLPLKIVVFNNSVLGFVAMEMKAGGYLTDGTELHDTNFARIAEACGITGIRVEKASEVDEALQRAFSIDGPVLVDVVVAKEELAIPPQIKLEQAKGFSLYMLRAIISGRGDEVIELAKTNWLR
- a CDS encoding DoxX family protein gives rise to the protein MVKSLLIAVNEKLSCDDLGKLLLRLAVGGLMLFHGLHKLFGGVGFISGMLVEKGLPGFIAYGVLIGEVVAPILIIVGLFTRPAALVLALTMIVAWLMVGLDETFALDKVGAWAIESLVYFFIGSLAVAFLGAGRFALGKTPAWR